Sequence from the Streptomyces sp. NBC_00440 genome:
GCGGGCCGTCTGCGGGGTGGAGGCGAACCGGCTGAGCGGCACCTGGCAGAAGACGACCATGACGCAGTTGAGGACCATCAGCAGGGGCGCCAGGCCGTGCGGGGCCGTGGTGGCGTGGACGATCCACAGCGGCATCCCGACCTGCAGCACGGCGTCGTCCAGGAAGAGCATCGTCTCGGTCGCGGTGAAGAGGAGGTACGTGCGGTCGCGCCAGGGGTTGGGCGGCGGGGCGGCGAGGGCCGGTTCCTCCGAACCTGTGACGACCGGACCCGTACCGGCCGAACCCGTGACGACCCGGGAGGGAGCCGGCGGTTCGGCGCAGCGCACGGTGAGGGCCGCGACCACGGCGTACGACACGGCGTTGCCGATGAGCAGGGCGTAGTAGGCGTGAGTGGTCCCGACGCCGAGGGTGACGGCCGCGGCGAGGCCGCCGATGGCCCAGCCCGCGTTGGAGACCGTGCGCTGGACCGCCTGGTAGCGGATGCGGTCGGCTCCGCCCACCCGGGCCGAGTAGAGCTTGGTGAGGACGTTGGACCCGCGGTCGCCGAGGCTGCCGACGGCGGAGTAGAGGAGCATCAGCGTGAAGCTGTGTGTGGTGAGCAGCGCGAGCAGGGCCAGTGCCTGCTGGACCTGGGCGGCCACCAGGACGCGGGTGAGGGGGAACCGGTCGGCGAGATGGCCGGCGAGCGGTGCGCCCGCGATGCCGGCGGCCCCCGAGACCCCCATGAGGATGCCGACCTGGGCGACCGAGAGGCCGGCGACAAGAGTGAAGTAGAGCGCGGCGGCGCCCATCCAGAGTCCGGTCCCCGCTTTGTTGATGAGGGCGATCCAGAGCATCCGGCGGCCGTCCTCGCCGCCCGGGATCCGTTCGTACAGTGCGGCTCGGCGCCGGCTCGTTTTCATTGTTCCCCCTTGACCAGACCTATGTACTGATACATACTCAGCTACGTGGTAACACAATATGGGATCAGTGGTACGACGGCCAGGGACATTTCGGCCTCGGTCGAACAGGGCGTGACCGAGGGCCTGTTGGGCCCGGGAGACGCCCTGCCTCCGGTGCGCAGGCTTGCCGAGGGGCTCGGTGTGAGCCCGGGCACGGTCGCGATGGCGTACCGGGAGCTGCGGCAGCGCGGCATCGTGATCACGCGCGGGCGGGGCGGCACGGTGGTGGCGCAGGCCCCGGCGGTGGGTTCGCGGCGACCGCCGAAGGTGCCGCCGGGGGTACGTGACCTGGCGGGCGGGTATCCGGACCCGGCGCTGCTCCCCGTACTGCTGCCGCCCGGGCGGGTCGACCCCGTACAGGGTTCGCACCGGGGTTCGCCGCGGCTGCCCGCCCTGGAGGAGCTGTCGCGGGAGTGGTTCGCGCGGGACGGGGTGCCGCACGAGCGGGTGACGTTCTCGCACGGGGCGCTCGACTGCATGGCCCGGCTGCTCTCGGTGGAGCTGAAACCGGGTGACACGGTCGCCGTCGAGGATCCGGGATTTCACCATCTCCTGGATCTCGTACCGGCGTTGGGGCTGCGGATCGCTCCGGTCGCGGTGGACGACGAGGGCATCCGCCCGGACGCCCTGCGCGCCGCGCTGCGGGCCGGTGCGCGCGCCGTGGTGTGCAGTCCGCGGGGGCAGAGTCCGGTCGGCGGCTGCTTCTCGGCTGCGCGCCGGGCGGCGCTCCTCGATGCGCTGGCGGGGTTTCCCGATGTGCTGGTCGTCGAGGACGACCACAACGCCGATGTCGCGGGCGTGGCGCCGTTCCCGCTGGCTTCGGGCGGTCTGGCCCGCTGGGCGCAGGTGCGGACCGTCTCCAAGCATCTGGGGATCGATCTGCGCTGGGCAGCGGTGGCCTGCGATGCGACGACGCTGGCCCGCCATGACGGCCGGATGCTGCTGACGTCCGGGTGGGTCAGCCATCTGCTGCAGGAGACGGTCGCGCGGGCCATGTCCGATGCGCCGGTGCGCACACTGGTCGAACGGGCCGGACGGACGTACACGGAGCGCAGGGGGGCCCTGGTCGCGCACCTCGCGGAACTGGGGATTCCGGCGCACGGGGCGAGCGGGCTCAATGTCTGGGTGCCGGTGCGGGACGAGTCCGCGGTGGTCAACGGTATGCGGTCGCGCGGCTGGTGGATCGCGGCGGGGGCGCGGTTCCGTATCGCGACTCCCCCGGCCGTACGGATCACGGTGGCCACCCTGACCGAGGCCGGAGCGGCCGCGCTGGCCTCGGACTTCGCGGAGGTGCTGGGCGAGTCCGAGGCCACGTACGGGGGCTGAGGGTTCGGTCGTGCCGTGTTCGCAGAGCGTCCCTGGGCCGGCGGCGACGTCGTGAGCCGCAGTGGTCAGCCGCGGTCGCGGGCCAGCTTCTCGTAGAAGTGCAGCAGTTCGAGGTTGTCGACCGAGCCGGGGTTGACCGCCTTGTCGAGCGCCGCGCCCTGGAGCAGCCGTTTGACCGGAACCTCGATGCGCTTGCCGGTGAGGGTGTGCGGGACGCCGGGGACCTCGATGATGTCGTCGGGTACATGGCGCGGCGACAGCTGCTCGCGGATCGTCTGCTTGATGCGCAGCCGCAGGCCGTCGTCGAGCGGGGTGCCCGGCGCGAGGTGGACGAAGAGCGGCATCCAGTAGCCGCCGTCGGGCTCTTCGACCCCGATGACCAGTGACTCGCGGATCTCGGGGAGCCGCTCGACCGCTTCGTAGATGTCGGCGGATCCCATCCGGACGCCCTGCCGGTTGAGAGTGGAGTCCGAGCGTCCGTGGATGATCACGGAGCCGTGTCCGGTGATCGTGATCCAGTCGCCGTGCCGCCAGACTCCGGGGTACGTCTCGAAGTAACTGCTCAGATAGCGGCTGCCGTCGGGGTCGTTCCAGAAGCAGATCGGCATGGACGGCATGGGGTTGGTGACGACGAGTTCGCCGACCTCGTCGATGAGCGGCCTGCCCTGCGGGTCCCAGGCCTGGAGGTCGGTCCCGAGGCAGGCCGCCTGGAGTTCCCCGATGTGGACCGGGAGGGTGGGCACGGCGCCCGCGAAGCAGCTGCACACGTCCGTACCGCCGCTGACCGAGGCGATCCAGAGATCCTCGCCCGCCGCTTCGTGGAGCCAGCGGAAGCCGTCGGGCGGCAGCGGGGAGCCGGTCGTCGCTACGCACTTGACGCGGGAGAGGTCGTGGTCGCGGGCGGGCTGGACGCCCGCCTTGCGGCAGGCCATGACATAGGCGGCGGACGTGCCGAACAGTGTTGTCCCGGTGGTTTCGGCGATGCGCCACTGCGCGTCGGTGCCCGGGAAGCCGGGGCTGCCGTCGTACAGGACGATCGTGGTCCCGGTGAGCAGACCGGAGACGAGGAAGTTCCACATCATCCAGCCGGTGGAGGTGTACCAGAAGAAGCGGTCGCCGGGACCGAGGTCGCAGTGCAGGCCGAGCTGTTTGAGGTGCTCGATCAGGATGCCGCCCTGGGACTGCACGATGGCCTTGGGGAGTCCGGTCGTGCCCGATGAGTAGAGCACCCAGAGCGGGTGGTCGAACGGGACCTGCTCGAACACCGGCTCCACGTCGCCGGAGGTGACGGTGGACCAGTCGAGCGCGCCGTCCGGGGCCGGGGTGCCGAGCAGCGGCACATGGATCACGGCGCGCAGGGTGGGCAGTTCGGCGCGGAGTTCGGCGACGGTGTCGCGCCGGTCGTGGGACTTGCCGCCGTAGCGGTAGCCGTCGACGGCGAACAGGACGACCGGTTCGACCTGCTGGAAACGGTCGAGGACGCTGCGGGCGCCGAAGTCGGGGGCGCAGGAGGTCCACACCGCGCCGACCGCGGCGGTGGCGAGCAGCGCGGTGACGGCCTGCGGGATGTTGGGCAGGTAGCCGCTGACGCGGTCGCCGGGGCGTACGCCCAGTGCGCGCAGTTCGGCGGCGAGCGCTCCTACTTGGCGGCGCAGTTCGGACCAGCTGACGGCCTGCGGATCCTGGCTCTCGTCGACGTGCAGCAGGGCGGGCTCCTGCGCGCGGTCCGGGTCGGTGGCGGTCCGCAGGGCGTGTTCCGCGTAGTTGACGGTGGCTCCGGGGAACCACCGGGCGCCCGGCATGGAGCGGTCGGCGAGCACGCTCTCGTACGGGGTCGTGAACCGGATGCCGAACCAGTCGGCGACCGCTTCCCAGAAGGTGGCGAGTTCCTCGACCGACCAGCGGTGCAGTGCCGCGTACCCGCCGTCCGCGGGTGCGCCGTACCGTTCGGCGGCCCACGCCTGGAAGCGGGTGATCCTGGCACCGTCGATCCGTTCCTGGCTGGGCTGCCAGAGGGGCGCGGTGTTCGATGGGTTCATGGGGCGGCTCCCGGGCTGTACGCGTGGTGTCGCGTGTGGGCGCGCACGTGCGAGGGGTGTGCGCGTGACACGGCTGGCAGCGACGATGCCATGTGATCGTCCTGCGCACCAGGGCGGGCCGACCGGCGTCGGCATGGTGAACATCTGGTCAAGGGCGAGGTGAACGACGGTTGAACGGCCCTCGCGTCCCGGGGCCGGGGTGGCAGTGTGATCAGCATGGACGGTCGCGGCCTGGTTCGCTCGGTGAAGGCGTTCGGTTCGGCTCGGGGGCGGCTGGCCCTGCGCACCGCCCTGCGCAGACGGCGCACGGACGCGGCGGCGCTCGCGCCGCCCGGCCCCGAGCGGGCGCGGGTGCCCGGCGCGGTGACCGGTGTGGAGCACCGGCCGGGCGGAGGTGTCATCCGTTTCGCCCGCTCGGAGCTGCTGGTACGGGTCGCGGTGGGCGGCGCGGTCTTCTGGGGGTGGGACGGCGCGGAGCCGACTCCTTCGTACGCGCTGGCCGGCTGCCCGGAGGCGGACCCCCGGGCCGTCCTCGAACCGGACAAGGACGGCGGGTGGCGGGTGGTGTCGGAGCGGGTGACCGTCACGGTGTCCCGGCAGGGGGCCGTGGAGATCCTGACTCCGGGCGGTGTGCGGATCCGCCGTGAGCTGCCGCCGCGCTGGTGGGAGCCGGTGTCCGGCGGTGCGGCGCGCTGGGTGCAGCGGGCCGAGGTCCCGGCCGACGCGCGCTTCTTCGGGCTCGGCGGGCGGGCGTCGGGGCCCCGGCTGCGCGACGGCACGTACCACCTGTGGAACACCGACCCGCGCGGTGGCTTCGGACCTGGTGACGACCCGCTGTACATCACGATGCCGGTGCAGCTGGTGGTGGCCGACGCCGGGACTCATCTGGTCTTCCACGACAACACCCGGGAGGGCCGGGTGGTGCTGTCCGAGGGTCAGGAGGGCGCGGGCTCCGGGCATGACAGGCCGGGTTCCAGCGAGGTGCGGATGGGCGGCGGTCCGCTGCGCTGCTGGGTGGTGGCCGGCACCCCGGCGCGGGTCCTGCTGGGCTGGACGGCGCTGACCGGCCGGCCCGCGCTCCCGCCGTCCTGGGCGCTGGGACCGCAGCACGCGCGGTGGGGTTTCGGCAGTGCGCGGGAGGTCCGCAGGGTCGTCGCCGGATACCGGGAGCACGGGCTGCCTCTGACGGCGCTGCATCTGGACATCGACCACTTCGACCGGCATCAGGTCTTCACCGTCGACCGCGAGCACTTCCCGGACCTTCCCGGCCTCGCGGGAGAGCTCCTCAGGGACGGCATACGGCTGGTCTCGATCGTCGATCCGGCGGTGCCGGCCGAGCCGGGCAATCGCGTGTACGAGGAGGGGCTGGCCGCGGACGCCTTCGTCGGGGACGCGCGGGGCGGCGCGGCGCGCGGGGTCGTCTGGCCGGGTGAGTGCGTCTTCCCCGACTTCACCGCGCCGCAGGTACGTGCCTGGTGGGGCGGGCTGTACGCGGAGCGGCTCGCGCAGGGCTTCGCGGGTTTCTGGCACGACATGAACGAGCCGGCCTCCATCGTCCCGTTCGGGGATCCGACGCTGCCTCTCTCGTCACGGCACGCTCTGGAGGGCCGCGGCGGCGACCACCGGGAGGCCCACAACGTCTACGGTCTGACGATGGCGCGGGCCGGTTACGAGGGGCTGCGGGCGCTGCGCCCCGATGAGCGCCCCTTTCTGTTCTCGCGCTCCGGGTGGGCGGGGATGCAGCGGTACGGCGGGACCTGGTCGGGCGATGTGACGACGGGCTGGCCGGGGCTGCGTGCCTCGCTGTCGCTGGTGCTGGGTCTCGGGCTGTGCGGGGTGCCGTACTCGGGCCCCGACGTGGGCGGCTTCGACGGCAGCCCCTCCCCCGAGCTGTATCTGCGCTGGCTCCAGCTGGCGTCCTTCCTGCCGCTGCTGCGCACCCACTCGGCGATCCGGGCCGGGCGCAGGGAGCCGTGGGAGTTCGGCCCGGAGACGCTGGTGCACGCGAAGGCGGCACTGGTGGAACGGGAGCGGCTGCACCCGTACTTCGTGACGCTGGCGCACGTGTCACGGCTGACCGGCGCCCCGTATGTCCGGCCGGTCTGGTGGAGTTCGCCGGGGGACCGCGCGCTGCGGGAGTGCGAGGACGCCTTCCTGCTCGGGGACTGCCTTCTGGTGGCGCCGGTCCTCGACCCCGGCGGCGACCGGCGGGCGGTGCGGCTGCCGCGGGGCCGGTGGTACGACACGGCGACCGGCGCGGCCCACGAGGGGCCGGGGCAGGTGGTGCTGGACGCGCCGCTGTCGCGCGTACCGTTGCTGGCGCGGGCCGGTTCGGTGATTCCGGTACGGGGTGACGACGGCGGTACGGAGCTGGAGGTCTGGGCGCCGGCCGCCGGGCGTACGGGGGGCGGGGTGGTCGTACGGGACGCCGGTGACGGGTGGGAGGAGCCGGAGGTCGAGCGCTACACCACGGCGCTGGAGGACGGCCGGGTGGTGGTGGGGCGCGTGGTGGCGGAGGGCGCGGTGGAGCCCGGATGCCGGGTGCGGGTGCGGGGGCTCGGGACGTAGGGGCTGTCGTCCGGACGGCAGGTTCAGCGTGGTCCGGGCCTGGTGCGGAGAGTCGTGTGTCCTGGACCGGCAAGGGCCGGACCCCGGCCCGGATTCAGCTGTACCGTCCGGCGAACCAGCCCCGGACTACCGCGGTCTGCAACGGGAAGCAGAGGTCCGTGGGGGCCCGCAGGATGTGCCAGCCTGTTGTCTCGTCGGTGGGTTCGGACAGCGGAAGGCCGGCCGCCGCACGTTCCGGGAGCAGGCCGAAGAGCAGCAGATGGCCGTCCGGCGAGCTGCGCGCGTCGGCCAGCCGTACGTCCTGCTGCCGGGCGGTGATGCCCGTCTCCTCCCGCAGCTCACGCACGACCGCGTGCTGCCACGTTTCGACGCCGTCGATGAAGCCGCCGGGCAGGGCGATCCCGCCGGCCTGCGGCTCGTTGGTCCGGGTGATGACGGCGAGTCCGGTGCCCTGCCCGTCGCGTACCGGCAGCAGCGCCACGGCGACGGGCAGTGGGTTGCGGTAGGCCGTGGTCCCGCAGGACGGGCAGGTGCGGGGCCATCCGGCGGCGGCGGCGAACGGAGCGCCACAGCTCGAACAGTGGGAATCCCTGACAGGCTCGTCGCGATGCTCGTCGGCAGGCTCGTTCATGAGCGCGGACTGTAGCCGATCGTGCTTCCCCTGCGGGCCGTTCACCTGATAGATGGAATGCCCATGACACGACTGACATCCGCCGCACGGTCCCTGGCCGTGGCCGCCGCCGCCCTGCTCGCCCTCTCCTCCGTCACACCGGCCGCCGGGGCGCAGCGGGAGCCGCGGGCGCCCCGGGACTTCGTCGCGCTGCGCTCCGTGGACCCGACGATCATCCAGGAGATGCGCTACCCGTACGAGCACAACTTCACGGGCGCACCGGTCGACGGCTACGACCAGCCCCTGTGCATCCTCACCCGCCCCGCCGCGCAGGCCCTGCACCGGGCCCAGACGGAGCTGCTGCGCCGGGGCTACTCGCTCAAGGTCTACGACTGCTACCGGCCGCAGCGCGCCGTCGACCGCTTCGTGCGCTGGGCCGAGGACCCGAATGCCCTGGCGATGAAGGCCGAGTTCTATCCGCAGGTCGACAAGTCGCGGCTCTTCGCGGACGGTTACATCGCGGCGAAGTCCGGCCACAGCCGGGGCAGCACCATGGATCTCACGCTGGTGAAACTCCCGGCGCTGCCGACCCGCCCGTACCGCCACGGGCAGCCGCTGGCTCCCTGCTACGCGCCGAAGGCGCAGCGCTTCCCGGACAACTCCATCGACATGGGGACCGGGTTCGACTGCTTCGACACCCTCGCGCACACCGACGACCCGCGGATCAAGGGCGTCCAGCGCACCAACCGCGACATGCTG
This genomic interval carries:
- a CDS encoding acetoacetate--CoA ligase; this encodes MNPSNTAPLWQPSQERIDGARITRFQAWAAERYGAPADGGYAALHRWSVEELATFWEAVADWFGIRFTTPYESVLADRSMPGARWFPGATVNYAEHALRTATDPDRAQEPALLHVDESQDPQAVSWSELRRQVGALAAELRALGVRPGDRVSGYLPNIPQAVTALLATAAVGAVWTSCAPDFGARSVLDRFQQVEPVVLFAVDGYRYGGKSHDRRDTVAELRAELPTLRAVIHVPLLGTPAPDGALDWSTVTSGDVEPVFEQVPFDHPLWVLYSSGTTGLPKAIVQSQGGILIEHLKQLGLHCDLGPGDRFFWYTSTGWMMWNFLVSGLLTGTTIVLYDGSPGFPGTDAQWRIAETTGTTLFGTSAAYVMACRKAGVQPARDHDLSRVKCVATTGSPLPPDGFRWLHEAAGEDLWIASVSGGTDVCSCFAGAVPTLPVHIGELQAACLGTDLQAWDPQGRPLIDEVGELVVTNPMPSMPICFWNDPDGSRYLSSYFETYPGVWRHGDWITITGHGSVIIHGRSDSTLNRQGVRMGSADIYEAVERLPEIRESLVIGVEEPDGGYWMPLFVHLAPGTPLDDGLRLRIKQTIREQLSPRHVPDDIIEVPGVPHTLTGKRIEVPVKRLLQGAALDKAVNPGSVDNLELLHFYEKLARDRG
- a CDS encoding M15 family metallopeptidase, whose amino-acid sequence is MTRLTSAARSLAVAAAALLALSSVTPAAGAQREPRAPRDFVALRSVDPTIIQEMRYPYEHNFTGAPVDGYDQPLCILTRPAAQALHRAQTELLRRGYSLKVYDCYRPQRAVDRFVRWAEDPNALAMKAEFYPQVDKSRLFADGYIAAKSGHSRGSTMDLTLVKLPALPTRPYRHGQPLAPCYAPKAQRFPDNSIDMGTGFDCFDTLAHTDDPRIKGVQRTNRDMLRTALGAVGFVNLPEEWWHFTYQPEVYPDRYFDFPVAWRSVAGHR
- a CDS encoding aminotransferase class I/II-fold pyridoxal phosphate-dependent enzyme, with translation MVTQYGISGTTARDISASVEQGVTEGLLGPGDALPPVRRLAEGLGVSPGTVAMAYRELRQRGIVITRGRGGTVVAQAPAVGSRRPPKVPPGVRDLAGGYPDPALLPVLLPPGRVDPVQGSHRGSPRLPALEELSREWFARDGVPHERVTFSHGALDCMARLLSVELKPGDTVAVEDPGFHHLLDLVPALGLRIAPVAVDDEGIRPDALRAALRAGARAVVCSPRGQSPVGGCFSAARRAALLDALAGFPDVLVVEDDHNADVAGVAPFPLASGGLARWAQVRTVSKHLGIDLRWAAVACDATTLARHDGRMLLTSGWVSHLLQETVARAMSDAPVRTLVERAGRTYTERRGALVAHLAELGIPAHGASGLNVWVPVRDESAVVNGMRSRGWWIAAGARFRIATPPAVRITVATLTEAGAAALASDFAEVLGESEATYGG
- a CDS encoding MFS transporter, with the translated sequence MKTSRRRAALYERIPGGEDGRRMLWIALINKAGTGLWMGAAALYFTLVAGLSVAQVGILMGVSGAAGIAGAPLAGHLADRFPLTRVLVAAQVQQALALLALLTTHSFTLMLLYSAVGSLGDRGSNVLTKLYSARVGGADRIRYQAVQRTVSNAGWAIGGLAAAVTLGVGTTHAYYALLIGNAVSYAVVAALTVRCAEPPAPSRVVTGSAGTGPVVTGSEEPALAAPPPNPWRDRTYLLFTATETMLFLDDAVLQVGMPLWIVHATTAPHGLAPLLMVLNCVMVVFCQVPLSRFASTPQTARTLLMPLAGSFTAGCLAMTASSHGGTWAAVTALILAAIALTVAEMLHATASWELSVTLADDEAQGAYLGVHGLAQSAQRSGGPLLVTAVIAAGPLGWPVLAAGVVATCAAQSRLVRTRLSATALSVPPATVSEH
- a CDS encoding NUDIX domain-containing protein, with product MNEPADEHRDEPVRDSHCSSCGAPFAAAAGWPRTCPSCGTTAYRNPLPVAVALLPVRDGQGTGLAVITRTNEPQAGGIALPGGFIDGVETWQHAVVRELREETGITARQQDVRLADARSSPDGHLLLFGLLPERAAAGLPLSEPTDETTGWHILRAPTDLCFPLQTAVVRGWFAGRYS
- a CDS encoding glycoside hydrolase family 31 protein — encoded protein: MDGRGLVRSVKAFGSARGRLALRTALRRRRTDAAALAPPGPERARVPGAVTGVEHRPGGGVIRFARSELLVRVAVGGAVFWGWDGAEPTPSYALAGCPEADPRAVLEPDKDGGWRVVSERVTVTVSRQGAVEILTPGGVRIRRELPPRWWEPVSGGAARWVQRAEVPADARFFGLGGRASGPRLRDGTYHLWNTDPRGGFGPGDDPLYITMPVQLVVADAGTHLVFHDNTREGRVVLSEGQEGAGSGHDRPGSSEVRMGGGPLRCWVVAGTPARVLLGWTALTGRPALPPSWALGPQHARWGFGSAREVRRVVAGYREHGLPLTALHLDIDHFDRHQVFTVDREHFPDLPGLAGELLRDGIRLVSIVDPAVPAEPGNRVYEEGLAADAFVGDARGGAARGVVWPGECVFPDFTAPQVRAWWGGLYAERLAQGFAGFWHDMNEPASIVPFGDPTLPLSSRHALEGRGGDHREAHNVYGLTMARAGYEGLRALRPDERPFLFSRSGWAGMQRYGGTWSGDVTTGWPGLRASLSLVLGLGLCGVPYSGPDVGGFDGSPSPELYLRWLQLASFLPLLRTHSAIRAGRREPWEFGPETLVHAKAALVERERLHPYFVTLAHVSRLTGAPYVRPVWWSSPGDRALRECEDAFLLGDCLLVAPVLDPGGDRRAVRLPRGRWYDTATGAAHEGPGQVVLDAPLSRVPLLARAGSVIPVRGDDGGTELEVWAPAAGRTGGGVVVRDAGDGWEEPEVERYTTALEDGRVVVGRVVAEGAVEPGCRVRVRGLGT